ACGTCCACGAAGTCGCCGGGTTCGATGCCGTGTTCGGTGGCGTTCTGGACGATGATTTGCCGGTACGCCGGGTCGCGACACTTCACGGAATCGCCTGTCCCCTCTTCGACGACGAGACAGTCGCGCTGGACCGTGCCGACCATCGCCTCGTAGGCCTCGCCGACGATTTCGTGTTTCGCGGTAGACATCTCCTTCGAGCGTTCCTTCTTCAGGGTTCCACCAAGGCCCTTTAGCTTCGCAGCGTCCGTGCCGGGGCGCTTCGAGAAGCGGGTGATGTTCACCTTCTCGGGGCGCGTCTCGCGCAGGAGCGCCATGCTCATCTGGTGGTCTGCGTCCGTCTCCGTCGGGAACCCGACGATGAAGTCGGTCGAGAGGGTCCAGTAGTCGAGATACTCGTCGAACGTCTCGACGACTTCGACGTACTCTTCGACCTGGTGCTGGCGGCGCATGTCGCCGAGCACGTCGTTCGACCCACTCTGGACGGGGGCGTGGAGGAAGTTGTAGAGCTTGTCGTGCTTTTCGAACACCTCGGCGAGTTCTTCCTGAATGCCGTGGACGCCCTTCGGGTTCGCCATCCCGACACGGACGCGGAAGTCGCCCTCAATCTGGCAGATTTCGTCGAGCAGCGTGTGCAGTTGGCGTTCGCCCTTGTCCCAGCCGTAGACACCTGTGTCCTGGCCGGTGATTCGAATCTCCTTCGCCCCTGCGTGGACGAGCGCGCGGGCCTTGCGGACGTTCTCTTCGACGGAGGGAGAGTCGATTTTGCCCGTCGCGAACTTCGTGATACAGTACGAGCAGTTGCTCATGCAGCCACGGGCGATAGGCAGGATGCCGATGACGCCATCGAGAATCGGTTTCGAGTCGGGCGTCGGCGTCGGACACTCGCCGTTCAAGACGGCCGTTGGAACCTCGTCCCAGTGGAGAATCTGTGCTTCGATGCCGGCGTTTTGGAACTCTTCGCCCTGTGCGAGCGCCATACAGCCCGTGACGATGAGGTCTGCGGTCGTAGACTGGAGTTCCTCCGCCCGCCGAATCATGTTGCGTTCGGTCTTCTCGACGACCGTACAGGTGTTGAGAATCGCGACGTCGGCGTCCTCGGGGCCGTCTGCGCGATAGTGTCCCCCGTCGCGGAGCGCCTGCTCGATGAGGCGGCTCTCGCCCTGATTGGAGGTACACCCGTACGTCTCGATGTGATAGCGGGCCATTCGCTTGCGGACGCTAACGCCCGGGCAGGCAAAAGCGCGACGGATTCGACGGGACGCTCAGACCCGTTCGACGATGGTGGCGATTCCCTGTCCGAAGCCGATACACATCGTACAGAGGCCGTACCGTCCATCTGTCCGCTCCAGTTCGTGAACCAGTTTCGTGATGAGCGCCGCACCAGTCGCGCCGAGCGGGTGGCCGTGGGCGATTGCGCCGCCATTGACGTTCGTCTTGTTCCAGTCTGCACCCGTCTCCTCGAGCCACGCGAGTGCGACGGA
This sequence is a window from Haladaptatus sp. QDMS2. Protein-coding genes within it:
- a CDS encoding tRNA (N(6)-L-threonylcarbamoyladenosine(37)-C(2))-methylthiotransferase → MARYHIETYGCTSNQGESRLIEQALRDGGHYRADGPEDADVAILNTCTVVEKTERNMIRRAEELQSTTADLIVTGCMALAQGEEFQNAGIEAQILHWDEVPTAVLNGECPTPTPDSKPILDGVIGILPIARGCMSNCSYCITKFATGKIDSPSVEENVRKARALVHAGAKEIRITGQDTGVYGWDKGERQLHTLLDEICQIEGDFRVRVGMANPKGVHGIQEELAEVFEKHDKLYNFLHAPVQSGSNDVLGDMRRQHQVEEYVEVVETFDEYLDYWTLSTDFIVGFPTETDADHQMSMALLRETRPEKVNITRFSKRPGTDAAKLKGLGGTLKKERSKEMSTAKHEIVGEAYEAMVGTVQRDCLVVEEGTGDSVKCRDPAYRQIIVQNATEHGIEPGDFVDVEVTGHQTVYAFGKPL